The Heptranchias perlo isolate sHepPer1 unplaced genomic scaffold, sHepPer1.hap1 HAP1_SCAFFOLD_163, whole genome shotgun sequence genome has a window encoding:
- the LOC137309366 gene encoding probable G-protein coupled receptor 139, which produces TESSLISPVSDFTVSVSLFLSVNLLAIVILSRGKCGLSKCITRYLVAMATADLLVIVCNVILYRIAHLYWRDTFLLYTPVCRFILFLAPTATDSSVWLTVAFTFDRFVAISCQKLKTKYCTEKTSLVIIVTLSALFGLKNIPRPFVYNSYPYVTINNIPWGCLVSSQFYNLPTWIAFSWIEQLLTPLLPFCLILLFNALTVRRILVASRARRSLRDLSNGENDKDPEMKNRRRSIVLLFAISGSFILLWMTTVVYFLCYRIKSIFKHRSFYNPFATFEQAGIMLQLLSSCTNTAIYTVTQSKFREELLNVIKYPFTLIGKHSETDINCYWKTINSVKYAFCICQWRTAPLNRAPPADGSDCTRRPAVGNPEDQSHRIVLVPPGRVNIQRGFQSASSIFQQIVSNPVRFSSKLLEVQARILLWKKVTSCYGTEELTTLLKYSVSALAHLYHSLTSRIIKIEE; this is translated from the exons ACTGAGAGCTCATTGATCAGCCCGGTTAgtgatttcactgtttctgtttctctctttctctcagtgaacttgctggcgattgtgatcctgtcccgtggaaagtgcggtctctccaaatgtatcactcgctacctggtggccatggcgacgGCGGATCTCCTGGTGATTGTCTGCAATGTGATCTTATATCGGATTGCTCATCTTTATTGgcgggacactttcctgctctacactcctgtttgcagattcattctcttcctggctcctactgccacagacagttctgtttggttaacggtcgcttttacctttgatcgttttgtagccattagttgtcagaagctgaaaacaaaatattgcactgaGAAAACTTCACTTGTGATTATCGTGACTTTGAGCGCGCTGTTCGGTTTAAAGAACATTCCCCGGCCCTTCGTGTATAATTCGTATCCGTATGTAACAATTAACAATATACCGTGGGGTTGCCTTGTATCATCACAGTTTTATAATCTACCCACATGGATCGCATTTTCTTGGATTGAACAGCTGTTAACCCCGTTGCTtccattctgtttgattttattgtttaatgctctcaccgtcagacgcattttagtggccagtcgggCCCGAAGGAGCCTCCGGGACCTCAGCAATGGTGAGAATGACAAGGACCCTGAGATGAAGAACCGCAGAAGGTCCATCGTTTTACTTTTTGCCATATCCGGCAGTTTTATCCTGCTCTGGATGACAACGGTCGTATATTTTTTATGTTATCGAATTAAAAGCATCTTTAAACACAGATCTTTCTATAACCCTTTTGCAACCTTCGAACAAGCGGGAATTATGCTTCAGCTTCTGAGTTCCTGCACGAACACGGCCATTTACACAGTGACCCAgagtaagttcagagaggagctgctcaATGTGATTAAATATCCGTTTACTCTAATTG GGAAGCactccgagacagatatcaactgctactggaagaccatcaactcggtgaaatacgccttttg catctgtcagtggaggactgcccctttaaatagagctcctccagctgacggatcTGACTgcacgcgcagaccagcagtggggaacccggaagaccag TCTCATCGAATTGTCTTGGTGCCTCCCGGCCGTGTGAACATCCAAAGAGGTTTCCAGTCAGCCTCAAGTATTTTCCAGCAGATTGTTTCAAATCCAGTGCGGTTTTCCTCAAAACTCCTGGAAGTTCAGGCACGAATTCTCCTGTGGAAGAAAGTCACATCGTGTTACGGGACGGAAGAATTAACGACCCTTCTGAAGTACtcggtgtcggccttggctcattTGTATCACTCTCTCACCTCGAGAATCATAAAGATTGAGGAATAA